One segment of Coffea arabica cultivar ET-39 chromosome 7c, Coffea Arabica ET-39 HiFi, whole genome shotgun sequence DNA contains the following:
- the LOC113698734 gene encoding uncharacterized protein, with amino-acid sequence MTMGLFKRVKGIKSETFTLILVNLAGIMERADESLLPGVYNEVGAALHTDPTGLGSLTLFRSIVQTACYPLATYLAVRHNRTHVIALGAFLWAAATFLVGCSSTFVQLAVSRGLNGIGLAIVLPAIQSLVADSTDETNRGTAFGWLQLTGNFGSIIGGLLSVLIASTSFLGIPGWRIAFYLVGLLSIVVGILVGLFAKDPHYFDCNGNAKEQAPHKPFCSEIKDLIKEAKAVISIPSFQILIAQGVFGSFSRPSLSFATMWLELIGFSHKTTAFLWTLFSLAESLGSLFGGKMGDVLAQRLPNTGRIILAQISAGSRIPLAAILLLALPDDPSSALSHGLVLFIMGLMMSWNAPATNNPIFAEIVPERARTSIYALDRSFESILGSFAPPIVGILAQHVYGYKPFPKGSTNSEEIEMDRENAAALAKALYTAIGIPMAICISIYSFLYCTYPRDRDRARMQALIEAEMQQIDTDTHPQEEEYIQTFVLQSDELQAKKSCVIDIDHESYESLEFDENDKKRLLSH; translated from the exons ATGACGATGGGGTTGTTCAAAAGAGTAAAAGGCATAAAATCAGAAACATTCACACTTATTCTAGTGAATCTTGCAGGAATAATGGAAAGAGCTGATGAATCTTTACTACCAGGAGTCTATAACGAAGTTGGGGCTGCTTTGCATACTGACCCAACTGGACTGGGATCATTAACGCTCTTTAGATCCATTGTTCAGACTGCTTGCTACCCGCTTGCCACCTACTTGGCCGTCCGCCATAACCGAACCCACGTCATTGCTCTCGGGGCTTTTCTCTGGGCTGCCGCCACTTTTCTAGTAGGCTGCTCTTCCACATTTGTTCAG CTTGCAGTTTCAAGAGGTCTGAATGGCATAGGACTTGCCATAGTTTTACCTGCTATTCAGTCCCTCGTTGCTGACTCAACTGATGAAACCAACCGCGGTACAGCTTTTGGCTGGTTACAACTGACTGGAAACTTTGGCTCCATCATTGGTGGACTTCTATCAGTACTGATAGCCTCTACATCATTCCTGGGAATCCCTGGCTGGAGAATAGCTTTTTATCTAGTTGGATTGCTGAGTATTGTAGTTGGTATTTTAGTTGGCCTCTTTGCCAAAGATCCCCACTATTTTGACTGCAATGGGAATGCAAAAGAACAAGCCCCTCATAAACCCTTTTGCTCTGAGATTAAGGACCTCATCAAAGAAGCAAAAGCTGTCATAAGTATACCATCCTTCCAAATATTGATCGCTCAGGGCGTCTTTGGTTCATTTTCTCGGCCGAGTCTTTCATTTGCCACAATGTGGTTAGAGCTTATTGGCTTTTCCCACAAGACTACAGCATTCCTTTGGACGCTGTTCTCTTTGGCTGAATCATTGGGGTCATTATTTGGTGGAAAGATGGGGGATGTACTCGCCCAACGGTTACCCAATACCGGGAGAATTATACTTGCACAAATAAGTGCTGGTTCACGTATTCCTTTAGCAGCAATTTTGCTTCTGGCATTGCCAGATGATCCTTCTTCAGCACTATCACACGGCCTCGTTTTGTTCATCATGGGATTAATGATGAGTTGGAATGCTCCAGCAACAAACAA TCCTATATTTGCTGAGATAGTCCCTGAGAGAGCTCGAACTAGCATCTATGCATTAGATCGATCATTTGAGTCCATTCTAGGATCATTTGCTCCTCCTATTGTTGGGATTTTGGCTCAGCATGTTTATGGTTACAAGCCATTTCCAAAGGGATCAACAAATTCCGAAGAAATTGAAATGGATAGAGAGAATGCTGCAGCACTTGCGAAGGCCCTTTACACAGCGATAGGGATTCCAATGGCAATCTGTATTTCTATctattcctttctctattgcACATATCCAAGAGACAGGGACAGAGCAAGAATGCAAGCACTGATTGAAGCAGAGATGCAACAGATAGATACAGATACACACCCTCAGGAAGAAGAATacattcaaacttttgttttgcagTCTGATGAACTCCAGGCAAAGAAAAGCTGTGTAATTGACATAGATCATGAATCCTATGAAAGCCTCGAGTTTGATGAGAATGATAAGAAGAGGCTTCTTTCACATTAG
- the LOC113697848 gene encoding uncharacterized protein, which yields MDSGNSGSLQSSSGDEEYDSRADSISAALMTSHHHNHPTPPPAAPPLNPTNTSSIFDSLSNYFDPISRPPQNPDSSLLNLEMSWSTALRSNPNLSDINPNMVSASSIQSLFGSNQQQQGSFATTTPSVSIPSSVQENTSATNTPRQQAAPEQNNLAQVVRNPKKRSRASRRAPTTVLTTDTSNFRAMVQEFTGIPAPPFTSSSPFQRPRLDLYGTSPSSMRSNNLIDSSQLQPPYLRRPFPQKVQLPPPFMASSASSCSSLLNSSLVDHAAIASPNSTSTNNNNNNTSGLNISTSTNPTFQLPLQSANLFNLPTPILTSLLQSNHVKYQPSNCPVIGSKTAQSLDEFGLGQGHVNTSSLSGLPGLISSDQTTSRNGNNPVNWGSSSAGVGSNDGGGDQGHQSRSGNGNFSLSRSVNGAGNGKLSYSGSSSGFHGEKGSSENVAVAVAPPPARGEGMMESWICSSD from the coding sequence ATGGATTCTGGAAACAGTGGAAGTCTTCAGTCATCAAGTGGTGATGAAGAGTACGATTCACGCGCCGATTCCATCTCGGCAGCTCTCATGACTTCCCACCACCACAACCACCCTACTCCGCCACCAGCGGCACCACCACTGAACCCAACAAACACTTCCTCCATCTTTGACTCTCTGTCTAACTATTTCGACCCCATTTCACGGCCACCACAGAATCCTGACTCATCCCTCCTCAATCTGGAGATGTCCTGGTCTACAGCCCTAAGATCCAACCCAAATTTGTCTGATATCAATCCCAACATGGTTTCTGCATCTTCAATCCAATCCCTTTTTGGCTCAAACCAACAGCAACAAGGTTCTTTCGCCACTACTACCCCATCTGTGTCAATCCCTTCATCTGTGCAAGAGAATACCAGTGCTACAAATACACCTAGACAACAAGCAGCACCAGAGCAAAATAATCTAGCCCAAGTGGTACGTAATCCAAAGAAGCGATCAAGAGCATCGAGGCGGGCGCCAACAACTGTACTCACCACTGATACCTCCAACTTCAGAGCCATGGTCCAAGAATTTACAGGCATCCCAGCTCCACCCTTCACATCTTCTTCACCGTTTCAAAGACCAAGACTTGATCTTTATGGTACCAGTCCTTCTAGCATGAGATCTAATAACCTTATAGATTCATCGCAACTACAGCCACCTTATCTTCGTAGGCCTTTTCCTCAAAAAGTTCAACTGCCTCCTCCTTTTATGGCTTCATCGGCTTCATCATGTTCTTCTCTGTTGAATTCATCCTTAGTTGATCATGCTGCAATAGCTTCACCAAATAGTACTAGTactaacaacaacaacaacaacacttCTGGATTAAACATTAGTACTTCCACTAATCCTACTTTCCAACTCCCTCTCCAAAGCGCAAATCTTTTCAACTTGCCAACCCCAATTCTCACTTCACTTCTTCAATCTAACCATGTCAAGTATCAGCCTTCCAATTGCCCTGTTATCGGATCAAAAACAGCCCAAAGTTTAGATGAATTTGGCTTAGGCCAGGGTCATGTCAACACAAGTTCTTTAAGTGGGCTTCCGGGGCTCATTTCTTCCGATCAAACGACGTCGAGGAATGGTAACAATCCGGTTAACTGGGGAAGTTCGAGTGCTGGGGTCGGTTCGAACGATGGAGGAGGTGATCAAGGTCATCAGAGCAGGTCTGGAAATGGAAACTTTAGTTTGTCAAGAAGTGTTAACGGTGCTGGAAATGGGAAGCTGAGTTACTCCGGTTCTTCCTCCGGTTTTCACGGGGAGAAAGGGTCGTCGGAAAATGTAGCTGTGGCTGTTGCACCACCACCAGCAAGAGGGGAAGGTATGATGGAATCTTGGATATGTTCTTCAGACTAG